ACGACTGTTTCGTGTGCATATACTTGTTACATTAATGTGGGTGTCGATGGCCTTGTTATTGAGGGTGAGAGGTGtattgttattgttgttgttgttgttgttatactAGTTGTCGGCCTTTTTATTGAAGGAGATTTGAATATAGTTATTAATGTTGTTTCCATCATTACTTTgatatttgaatttgattgtttCCTTGTTATCAGCTGTTTATTTGAAGCTATTTATTTTACCTATAACCTTGCCTTGTATATACGTACCAGACAAAGGAGGACCTATAAATGTTCCTATTCCTTGAAACAGTATTAGTATTCCAAAACCACAAGATAAGTTTTCTTCTCCTAGGATATCAACAATAACAACTGACTGCTGAGATACACCGTTTCCAAGGAACAATCCAAGTATAGCACATACTATACCGAATTGTGTGGTATTTCGAACCAACGGGATAAACATTGTCGTAACTCCCAAACAGAATAGCGCTGCATTGTAAATATAGCATCTTATAGGCTTTATGCACTTGCGGTCAAACAGAAATCCTGATATGATTCTCCCAAGGCCGTCACAAATACCGACAACTACAACCGGAAACGATTCAAACTCATCGATTCCCAATTTTACTGAAAGTGCGGGAAGAAATATCATGCTGGACTGGTAAGAAACGTTAAAAAGCACAACTGCTGCGCATAAACTACTGAAACGATTATTTCTTAAGAGAGAAAAGTCACAAAACtttccattttgttttgtttctttatttttctcaTCGACTTTCAGACTGGCTTTAGCAAAACGGTTACTATCCTTAACAATTATTTTACTAGGTCTGTGTACTGTATCCGTTGGTAACGGTTGAGAATGTTCTTGTGACTTAGCCAAACATACGAGACTTTTATTATCCTCATTCCACTTCAATATTTGTagttttctacaaaataaaaataattgatattacCCGATTTCATTTCAATCGCACGTGCAGACGTTATAAGTAATATATCTTCGAATAGAATAAGCTCTCGAAGCGATACAGCCTTTTTTGCGCTCATGCGGCGTAGAGCaaataccaatcaatcaatataacCAATAAAAAATATGTCACATATAATCAATACATTTAACTTGGTTAACTTTTGTCGTTAGTTTTGACTTTTTGTGTCTTTTTTCccgattttgacattttgactgaTTGTGAATTCGCATAGCAGGTGATTCGTTCATAGCAGTAGACAACGGCCCTGTCGACGCTCCAGCGCTTTCTCCtatgagaaaaatgtaaaatcacaaaaatactgaactcagaggaaaatcaattcggaaagtccataatcacatggctaaatcaaataacaaaacgcataaaaaacaaatggacaagaactgtcatattcctgacttggtacaggcattttcaaatgttgaaaatggtggattaaacctggttttatagcgctaaccctctcactttgatgacagtctcatcaaattccgttatatttacaatgatgagAGTT
This genomic window from Mytilus galloprovincialis chromosome 9, xbMytGall1.hap1.1, whole genome shotgun sequence contains:
- the LOC143047003 gene encoding monocarboxylate transporter 14-like yields the protein MVISALSPNLYVLFVSYGVIGGIGKTLAYGPGVVIVGMYFSRRRGIAVGLGTSGVALGAFAVPTLVEFSFSEYGYFGAFIIMTGIALQLVVCGFLLRPLSLHKQITEYDRRKLQILKWNEDNKSLVCLAKSQEHSQPLPTDTVHRPSKIIVKDSNRFAKASLKVDEKNKETKQNGKFCDFSLLRNNRFSSLCAAVVLFNVSYQSSMIFLPALSVKLGIDEFESFPVVVVGICDGLGRIISGFLFDRKCIKPIRCYIYNAALFCLGVTTMFIPLVRNTTQFGIVCAILGLFLGNGVSQQSVVIVDILGEENLSCGFGILILFQGIGTFIGPPLSGLLKDINGSYDYAFYLGGVCAIFGAAIFMGANIVHYELEKNMYTIDSKDQLKKQTRF